The DNA segment GAGTGCAGGCGGTCGACAGCGCGCTTGCGCCTATCGCGAGGGCTGCAAGAATGAGCGGGAGTCGCATCGGCGCTCTCCTTAGCCGGCTCGCCCGGCAGCGGCCGCTTCCCGAACGACATCTTCGGCGCCGACCCGCTGAAAGATCGCCTCTGCTTCGGCCAGCCGCTCCGGCGACCCTTGCGCCACAATGCCGATGAAGCCGTCGGTCGTGATACGCGGGTCGTAAACGCCGCCTTCGAGGTTGGGGAGGCGCGATTCAAACAGCGTGCCGAGAATGGTGAAGATGATCGCGCCGAGCATCGTCCCTTCGTAGGTGATGATGACCATCGGCGGGATCGAGAGGATCGGTTTCCCGCCGGTGATCATCGGATAGGTGATCTGCATCCCGCCGGTGATCAGGATGCCCGCGACGAAGCCACAAATCGCGCCGATGATGGGGAAGATGAACAGCCGGTGCGGCGCGACATGCTCCCCAAAGACCTCTTCGGGATAGGGACAGCCGGTCAAGATGTCATAGTCGCCTTTGTGCGGGTCGAAGCCCGCGTTCTTGAGCGCCTGCGCGGCATCAGCCGCCAGCTCGGGCGTTTTGAAGAGGCCGAGAATCTGTGCCATCGCCCTTACTCCTTCACAATCGCCGGCACGCGCATCCGGCCGAGCGGAATGTCGGCAGTAAACTTCTGCCCCTCTTTGATCTCCCAGAGCGGGATCGGTGGGCACACCTTCGAGAACAGCAGCAGGAACAGCCCGACGAGCGCGACCGACCCGATGACGAGGCCGATCTCGACGAGGTTCGGGTTATAGACGTTCCACATGTAGGTGAACTCTTCTTTCTGCTCGAGGGCGGGAACGATCAGCCAGAACCGCTCCGACCACATCCCGATGTTGACGAGAACCGAGGTCCAGAACATGAGGGTGATGTTCCGCCGGTTGCTCCGCTTCAGCCAGAGCGGGATGGGAATGATGAACGAGGTGATCAGCACAACCCAGAAGAGCACTCCCCACGGCCACGAGAAGAAGCGCAGTTCCATCACCACCAGCTCGGCGGGCTCGGCGGCGTAGATCGCGTAGAAAACGTCGAGCATGAAGAAGTAGAGCCAGGTGCAGGCGACAGCGATCAGCAGCCGGCCGATCGCATCAAAGTGCTCGGGGCGGAGGTGGTTCCGCCAGCCGAAGAACTTCCGCATAATCGCCATCAGCGTCAGCACTGCAGA comes from the Dehalococcoidia bacterium genome and includes:
- a CDS encoding DUF3341 domain-containing protein, whose protein sequence is MAQILGLFKTPELAADAAQALKNAGFDPHKGDYDILTGCPYPEEVFGEHVAPHRLFIFPIIGAICGFVAGILITGGMQITYPMITGGKPILSIPPMVIITYEGTMLGAIIFTILGTLFESRLPNLEGGVYDPRITTDGFIGIVAQGSPERLAEAEAIFQRVGAEDVVREAAAAGRAG